One Euphorbia lathyris chromosome 1, ddEupLath1.1, whole genome shotgun sequence DNA segment encodes these proteins:
- the LOC136217321 gene encoding protein ALP1-like has translation MDPIEFEKIEEFLLNEYLDDSDDEEELLIMVEWARMNEASTHQKNKRRNLNRECEAGHDRLFNDYFSDAPVYLANIFHRRFRMRKQLFMRIVEALRNHSVYFQIRCDATGKMGLSLIEKCTAAIRQLAYGATAYQYDEYIRISESTTIECLEKFCRCVIEIFAPKYLQRPNSEDIQRLLQLHSERYGFPGMLGSIDCMHWKWKNCPVTWKGQFTRGDQGAPIIMLEAVASTDLWIWHAFFGVAGSNNDINVLNQSPLFNDVLNGVGPDVQFMVNNNNYTKGYYLADGIYPEWAKFVKSFSFPEDAKRIKFKQMQEAARKDVKRAFGVLQSRWAIVRGPARFWHRDKLRYIMYACIILHNMIGEDEGEGLNNWDDDEGEPPITVNQGSIQNFQEYLQRNAALRDREIHNDLQNDLVEHIWQHFGDSEREN, from the coding sequence ATGGATCCAATTGAGtttgaaaaaattgaagaatttttattaaatgaatATTTAGACGATTCAGACGACGAGGAAGAGTTACTGATAATGGTAGAGTGGGCAAGAATGAATGAAGCATCAACCCATCAAAAGAACAAACGGaggaatctcaatcgggagtgtGAAGCAGGTCATGATCGTCTTTTCAATGACTATTTTTCTGATGCACCGGTATATCTTGCAAATATTTTTCACCGAAGATTTAGGATGAGAAAACAATTATTCATGAGGATTGTGGAAGCTCTACGAAATCATTCCGTATATTTTCAAATTCGATGCGACGCAACTGGTAAAATGGGCCTTTCTCTCATTGAAAAATGTACTGCAGCTATCCGACAATTAGCATATGGTGCAACAGCTTATCAATATGATGAGTACATACGAATCAGTGAGAGTACAACTATTGAGTGTTTGGAAAAATTTTGTCGATGCGTTATTGAGATATTTGCACCAAAATATCTTCAAAGGCCTAATAGTGAAGATATTCAACGACTACTTCAATTGCATTCGGAGCGTTATGGTTTTCCCGGTATGCTTGGTAGTATTGATTGTATGCATTGGAAATGGAAAAATTGTCCAGTCACATGGAAAGGTCAGTTTACCAGAGGTGATCAAGGGGCTCCAATAATAATGCTAGAAGCAGTTGCTTCAACAGATTTATGGATTTGGCATGCTTTTTTTGGAGTTGCGGGATCAAATAATGATATCAACGTACTTAATCAATCTCCATTATTTAATGATGTTTTGAATGGAGTTGGTCCTGATGTTCAATTCATGGTGAATAACAATAATTATACGAAAGGATATTATTTAGCTGATGGGATATATCCAGAGTGGGCAAAATTTGTTAAAAGTTTTTCATTTCCAGAAGATGCAAAAAGGATCAAGTTCAAACAAATGCAAGAGGCTGCAAGAAAAGATGTCAAACGAGCATTTGGTGTGTTACAATCTCGATGGGCAATTGTTCGAGGGCCTGCACGTTTTTGGCATCGAGACAAGTTGCGTTATATAATGTATGCATGCATCATATTGCATAATATGATCGGTGAAGATGAAGGAGAAGGTTTAAATAATTGGGATGATGACGAAGGAGAACCTCCTATCACGGTAAATCAAGGTTCAattcaaaattttcaagaatatcTTCAAAGAAATGCGGCATTACGTGACCGAGAAATACATAATGACCTTCAAAATGACTTGGTGGAGCATATTTGGCAACATTTTGGAGATTCTGAAAGAGAAAATtag